A genomic segment from Fusobacteriaceae bacterium encodes:
- a CDS encoding V-type ATP synthase subunit D — protein MAKIKLTKNELKKQKDALKMFRRYLPTLQLKKQQLQAEIRSVEQRVRELREKKAALHESFKVWLGVFGEKGVFLPKILKITKLLTSRGNIAGVEIPVFEGVEFETERYSFFEKPLWLDAAVDRMKTVLAVDLEAKTMEEQQERLEKELRTTSQRVNLFEKVKIPESRENIRKIQVYLGDQQTAAVVRGKISKEKKERTAQ, from the coding sequence ATGGCAAAAATCAAGCTGACAAAAAACGAGCTCAAAAAGCAAAAAGACGCGCTCAAAATGTTCCGGCGGTACCTGCCGACGCTGCAACTGAAAAAACAGCAGCTGCAGGCGGAGATCCGCTCCGTGGAACAGCGGGTCCGCGAACTCCGGGAAAAAAAGGCCGCGCTCCACGAGAGCTTCAAGGTCTGGCTCGGGGTATTCGGGGAAAAGGGCGTATTTTTGCCGAAGATTTTAAAAATCACCAAACTTCTGACGAGCCGCGGAAATATCGCGGGCGTGGAGATTCCGGTATTCGAAGGGGTGGAATTTGAGACGGAACGCTACAGCTTCTTTGAAAAGCCGCTGTGGCTCGATGCCGCAGTGGACCGCATGAAGACGGTCTTAGCGGTGGATCTGGAGGCGAAAACCATGGAAGAGCAGCAGGAGCGCCTCGAAAAGGAGCTTAGGACGACTTCCCAGCGCGTGAACCTCTTTGAAAAGGTCAAAATCCCCGAATCCCGGGAGAACATCCGGAAAATCCAGGTCTATCTGGGCGACCAGCAGACGGCCGCCGTCGTGCGCGGAAAAATTTCCAAGGAGAAAAAGGAGAGGACAGCCCAATGA
- a CDS encoding cupin domain-containing protein, with protein MLRKVNLKEAVNSACAMSSYEKVGGLNDLNLNVFTLEEKTTEYHCHPQSDEMLYVIEGSFYLETEDRFIKLDEGEFIVVPKGTDHRLIAKDLVKYLVIRIDTPTMGAPLA; from the coding sequence ATGCTTCGGAAAGTGAATCTGAAAGAAGCGGTAAACAGCGCTTGCGCAATGTCTTCTTATGAAAAAGTCGGCGGGCTCAACGATCTCAATTTGAACGTGTTCACCCTTGAGGAAAAAACGACGGAATACCACTGCCATCCCCAATCCGACGAAATGCTCTACGTCATCGAGGGGTCCTTTTATCTGGAGACCGAAGACAGGTTTATCAAACTGGACGAAGGCGAATTTATCGTCGTCCCCAAAGGAACCGACCACAGGTTGATCGCCAAAGACCTCGTCAAATACCTGGTGATCCGTATCGACACCCCGACCATGGGGGCGCCACTGGCCTGA
- the rpsB gene encoding 30S ribosomal protein S2, giving the protein MSVVTMKQLLEAGVHFGHQAKRWNPKMSKFIFTERNGIHIIDLHKSLKRIEEAYNVLRNIAQDGGKILFVGTKKQAQEAVRDQAERSGMYYVNSRWLGGMLTNFQTIKSRIERLKELERMDQDGTLDSSYTKKEAAKYRKEMGKLAKNLTGIKDMKQTPAAIFVVDCKKEELAVKEAANLGIPVIAMIDTNVDPDLITYPIPANDDAIRSVKLISSVVANAIIEGNQGKEEMIVDEEAAPAANVEVGAANNAPTA; this is encoded by the coding sequence ATGTCAGTTGTAACAATGAAGCAGTTGCTGGAAGCGGGGGTACATTTCGGGCACCAGGCCAAAAGATGGAACCCCAAAATGTCCAAATTTATTTTTACCGAAAGAAACGGCATCCACATCATCGATTTGCACAAATCGCTGAAACGGATCGAGGAAGCCTACAACGTCTTGCGCAACATCGCCCAGGACGGCGGCAAGATCCTTTTCGTGGGAACGAAAAAGCAGGCCCAAGAAGCGGTCCGGGACCAGGCGGAGCGCTCGGGGATGTACTATGTGAACTCCCGCTGGCTCGGCGGCATGCTCACGAATTTTCAGACGATCAAATCCCGGATCGAGCGGCTCAAGGAGCTGGAGCGCATGGATCAGGACGGGACCCTCGATTCTTCTTATACGAAGAAAGAAGCGGCCAAATACCGCAAGGAAATGGGGAAGCTCGCCAAGAACCTCACGGGGATCAAAGACATGAAACAGACGCCCGCCGCGATTTTTGTGGTGGACTGCAAAAAAGAAGAACTGGCGGTCAAGGAAGCGGCCAATTTGGGCATTCCCGTTATCGCCATGATCGATACCAACGTGGATCCGGATTTGATCACGTATCCGATCCCCGCCAACGATGACGCGATCCGCTCCGTCAAACTGATCTCGTCGGTTGTGGCCAACGCCATCATCGAAGGAAACCAGGGCAAGGAAGAAATGATCGTCGACGAAGAGGCGGCCCCCGCGGCCAATGTAGAAGTCGGCGCGGCCAATAACGCCCCGACGGCGTAA
- the tsf gene encoding translation elongation factor Ts: MAEITATQVKELRERTGAGMMDCKKALIENNGDMEKAIDYLREKGIAKAVKRGGKIAAEGLIFDALAKDNKDAVLVEFNSETDFVAKNAEFIEFGKKLAATALEKKITTVEDLAKAEFAPGKTVEEAKTDLIAKIGENMNIRRLTLVHAREGFVVTYSHLGGKLGVIVELTGEATPENIVIGRDIAMHVAAMDPRYLHRSEVTTEDLEHEKEIARKQLEAEGKPAQIIEKILIGKMNKFYEENCLCHQEFVKNKDLTVEKYAGSLKVLSFVRYKVGEGIEKKVEDFAAEVAAQIRG; the protein is encoded by the coding sequence ATGGCAGAAATTACCGCAACACAGGTCAAGGAATTACGGGAAAGAACGGGCGCGGGCATGATGGATTGCAAGAAGGCGCTCATTGAAAATAACGGCGATATGGAGAAAGCCATCGATTATCTGCGCGAAAAGGGCATCGCCAAAGCCGTCAAACGGGGCGGGAAAATCGCCGCCGAAGGGCTCATTTTTGACGCCCTCGCCAAAGACAACAAAGACGCGGTATTGGTGGAATTCAATTCCGAGACGGACTTTGTCGCCAAAAATGCCGAATTTATCGAATTCGGGAAAAAGCTGGCGGCCACGGCCCTCGAAAAGAAGATCACCACGGTGGAAGATTTGGCCAAAGCCGAATTCGCCCCGGGCAAGACCGTAGAAGAAGCGAAGACGGATCTGATCGCCAAGATCGGGGAAAACATGAATATCCGCAGACTCACCCTCGTCCACGCCAGAGAAGGCTTTGTGGTAACCTACAGCCATCTGGGCGGAAAATTGGGCGTTATCGTCGAGCTCACCGGTGAAGCGACCCCCGAAAATATCGTGATCGGAAGGGACATCGCCATGCACGTGGCGGCAATGGATCCCCGCTATCTGCACCGCTCTGAGGTTACGACCGAAGATCTCGAGCACGAGAAGGAAATCGCGAGAAAGCAGCTCGAAGCCGAAGGAAAACCGGCCCAGATCATCGAAAAGATCCTGATCGGCAAAATGAACAAATTTTACGAGGAGAACTGCCTCTGTCACCAGGAATTTGTCAAAAACAAGGACCTGACCGTGGAAAAATACGCGGGTTCCCTTAAAGTCCTCTCCTTCGTCCGCTACAAGGTGGGCGAGGGCATCGAGAAAAAAGTCGAGGATTTTGCGGCGGAAGTGGCGGCCCAGATCAGGGGATAA
- the pyrH gene encoding UMP kinase: MDTKPVYRRVLLKLSGEALMGEREFGISSDVITSYARQIKEISQLGVELSIVIGGGNIFRGLSGATEGIDRVTGDHMGMLATVINSLALQNAIERIGVQTRVQTAIEMPKIAEPFIKRKAQRHLEKGRVVIFGAGTGNPYFTTDTAAALRAIEMNAEVVLKGTKVDGIYDKDPVKYPDAVRYEKVGYTEVLSKNLKVMDATAISLCRENKLPIVVFNSLVEGNMMRVILGEPIGTVVVAD; the protein is encoded by the coding sequence ATGGACACAAAACCAGTTTACCGCAGAGTGCTTTTGAAACTGAGCGGAGAGGCCCTGATGGGGGAAAGGGAGTTCGGCATTTCCTCCGACGTCATCACCTCTTACGCGAGACAGATCAAGGAAATATCGCAATTGGGCGTGGAACTCTCGATTGTGATCGGCGGCGGCAACATCTTCCGGGGACTCTCGGGGGCGACCGAAGGCATAGACCGGGTGACCGGCGACCACATGGGCATGCTCGCCACCGTCATCAATTCCCTGGCGCTCCAGAACGCCATCGAGCGGATAGGCGTCCAGACAAGGGTCCAGACGGCAATCGAAATGCCCAAGATCGCAGAACCCTTTATCAAGAGAAAAGCCCAGCGGCATCTCGAAAAAGGGCGGGTCGTGATCTTCGGCGCGGGGACCGGCAATCCCTATTTTACCACCGATACGGCGGCGGCTTTACGCGCCATCGAAATGAACGCCGAAGTCGTATTGAAGGGGACGAAGGTCGACGGCATCTACGACAAGGACCCCGTGAAATACCCCGACGCCGTGCGCTATGAAAAAGTAGGCTATACGGAGGTTTTGAGCAAAAATTTGAAAGTCATGGACGCGACGGCCATATCGCTCTGCCGGGAGAACAAGCTCCCCATTGTCGTCTTCAATTCCCTCGTGGAAGGAAACATGATGCGGGTGATCCTGGGGGAACCCATCGGCACCGTGGTCGTAGCGGACTGA
- the frr gene encoding ribosome recycling factor, with translation MTGKDIVNDCKEKMEKTIEATKGKFANIRAGRASVAILDGIKVDQYGQPAPLKQVATVAAPEARLLTIDPWDKSMIKGIEKAILAANIGLTPGNDGKIIRLVLPELTAERRKEYVKLAKTEAENGKIAIRNIRKDVNNALKKLEKDKANPVSEDEIKKFEDEVQKLTDGNIKLIDELTAKKEKEITTV, from the coding sequence ATGACCGGAAAAGACATCGTAAACGACTGCAAGGAGAAAATGGAAAAGACCATTGAGGCCACCAAGGGCAAATTTGCCAATATCCGGGCGGGACGGGCCAGCGTCGCCATTCTGGACGGCATCAAAGTCGACCAGTACGGACAGCCCGCCCCCTTGAAACAAGTGGCCACCGTGGCCGCCCCCGAGGCCAGGCTTCTCACCATTGACCCCTGGGACAAGAGCATGATCAAGGGAATCGAAAAGGCCATCCTCGCCGCCAATATCGGGCTCACCCCCGGAAACGACGGCAAGATCATCCGGCTCGTGCTGCCGGAGCTCACGGCCGAGCGCCGCAAGGAATACGTGAAATTGGCCAAAACCGAGGCCGAAAACGGCAAGATCGCGATCAGGAATATCCGGAAGGACGTCAATAACGCCTTGAAAAAGCTCGAAAAAGACAAGGCGAACCCGGTCTCCGAAGACGAGATCAAAAAATTCGAAGACGAGGTGCAAAAGCTGACCGACGGCAACATCAAGCTGATCGACGAGCTTACGGCCAAAAAGGAAAAAGAGATCACGACGGTCTGA
- a CDS encoding site-specific integrase, which translates to MRKPNGFGSIDKLPGKRRRPWRARKTVGFDDKGKQKRRSVGCFRTMREAMRALEEEAKKAENGRGNVTLREIYEMWRQMNFRNYAKNTVALYEMAFRQLKAIHDESFSGLKPTDLQNTFNRMRLAESSKRAVKALLNAIYRFALTYEYVERNLSGAVKLGKPVPIVYRKVFTAGEIKKLWIHKDDRIVATILIMIYSGLRVGEILTLQRKNVYLQRRYMRCGIKTKAGKDRIVPLHRKIIPLLEELMRANPGKNFVFRMPYSSYRARFRDALKMAGTGPHTTHDCRHTFATLLSRAEANETSIRQMIGHKTYETTEKIYVHKNLKDLKKAVDKIKD; encoded by the coding sequence ATGAGAAAACCCAACGGATTTGGCAGCATAGACAAATTGCCCGGGAAACGGCGACGACCCTGGCGGGCGAGAAAGACGGTCGGATTTGATGACAAGGGAAAGCAGAAAAGACGGAGCGTGGGTTGCTTCAGGACCATGCGGGAGGCCATGCGCGCGCTGGAGGAGGAGGCGAAAAAGGCCGAAAACGGCAGGGGAAATGTAACGCTCCGGGAGATCTACGAGATGTGGCGGCAGATGAATTTCCGCAACTACGCCAAAAATACCGTGGCCCTCTACGAAATGGCCTTCCGGCAGCTGAAGGCCATCCACGACGAGAGCTTTTCGGGATTGAAGCCCACGGACCTCCAGAATACCTTTAACCGGATGCGCCTGGCCGAGAGCTCCAAGCGGGCGGTGAAGGCGCTTTTAAACGCCATTTATCGCTTTGCCCTGACCTACGAGTACGTCGAGCGGAACTTGAGCGGGGCCGTAAAGCTGGGGAAGCCGGTCCCCATTGTGTACCGCAAGGTCTTTACGGCGGGGGAAATCAAAAAACTCTGGATCCACAAGGACGACCGCATCGTGGCGACGATTTTGATCATGATTTATTCGGGGCTGAGGGTCGGGGAAATCCTCACGCTCCAGCGGAAAAACGTCTATTTGCAGCGACGCTATATGCGCTGCGGGATCAAGACCAAAGCGGGAAAGGACCGGATCGTGCCCCTGCACCGGAAGATCATTCCGCTGCTGGAAGAGCTCATGCGGGCAAACCCCGGAAAGAATTTTGTTTTCCGCATGCCCTACTCGAGCTACCGGGCGAGATTCCGGGACGCCTTGAAAATGGCGGGGACAGGCCCCCACACGACCCACGATTGCAGGCACACCTTCGCGACGCTATTGAGCCGGGCCGAGGCAAACGAAACCTCGATCCGGCAGATGATCGGGCACAAAACCTACGAGACTACGGAAAAAATCTATGTCCATAAGAATCTCAAGGACCTCAAGAAAGCCGTTGACAAGATCAAAGACTGA